Within the Agromyces atrinae genome, the region TGGGGTCGTTGTACAGACGGGTCATGCGACGGATGCTCCTTCGATCGTCGCCCTTATTCTGCCTCGCGAACGAGAACACGTCAACCGGTTGGCCGGTTTCCGCGGGCGGGCCTTCCCTGGCAACCGGTCGCCCGGTTGTAGCCTGGGCCTATGCCCGCCTATCCCGGAGACAGCGCAGAACGCATCGCCGCCGCGCTCGCGAGGGTTCCCGCGACGGACTCGTCGGTCGCGGGCGTCACGAAGCGCCTGCTCGACTTCTTCACGAGCGGTGAGATCGACAAGGGCACGAGGCTTCCGCCCGAGCGCGCACTCGCCGAGTCGATGGGCGTCGGCCGCTCGGCGATCCGCGAGTCGCTCGCCGCGCTCGAGATCCTCGGCGTCGTCGACGTGAAGCCGGGGTCGGGCACCTACCTGCGCGGCGGGGCGTCCGAGCTCCTCCCCCAGACCCTCAGCTGGGGTATGTTGCTGAGCGAGCCGCAGACGCGCGACCTCATCGAGACGCGCGGCGAGCTCGAGATCGCCGCGGCACGCCTCGCGGCCACGCGCATCGGCGACGACGAACTGCGACTGCTCGAACAGCACCTCGACGCGATGCGCACCCACCAGGACGACCCCGTGCGCTTCATCGAAGCCGACCTGAAGTTCCACCTGCAGGTCGCCGAGTCGTCGGGCAACAAGGTCGTCTTCGACCTGCTGCAGTCGATCCGCTCCCTCCTCCGCATCTGGGTCGAGCGCGGGCTCCGCAGCGAGAGCGAGGCGCACCTCGCCTATGACGAGCACCGCGAGGTGCTCGAGGCGCTCCGCACCCACGACCCTGCGCGGGCCCAGGCCGCGATGCAGCACCACATGGAGACCGCGGGCGCGCGCCTCTCCGCGACGATCGAGGCACATCCCGCCGAGGGCTGATCACGCCGTGCTTGTACGTGTCGGGGGTCGCGCGCAGACTGGACGGTGACGGCGGGATTCCGACGGCGGAGCCCGCGACAGGAGGGCATCATGGCGGGAAAGCTCGGCAACATCGTCTTCTACGCGGATGACCCGCCGGCCCTCGCAGAGTTCTGGTCGGCGGTCTTCGGATACCCGCCCTCGCGCATCGAGGGCGAGTTCCGCGAGATGCTCCTCGCGGGCGGACTCACCGAAGCCGACTTCACGAATCGCGCGATCGCCGAAGACCCCGAGGGTGTCGGCCCACGATTCTTCTTCCACCACGCGTCAGCGCCGAAGCAGATGCGCAACCGTGTGCACCTCGACGTGCAGGCGACGCCGGGCCGACGCCCGTCACCCGACGAGCTCGACGCCGAACGCGACCGACTCATCGCGCTCGGAGCGACCATCGTGCGCCTCGTCGACCAGAGCTGGGGCCCGCTGCCCGAGCACTACTACCAGATGCAGGATCCCGAGGGGAACGAGTTCTGCCTGCAGTGAAGCGCGCGCGCTCAGCATCCCCTGCCCTACGCTTGCCGGCTCGCTCACACCCGATCTCACCGGCGGAGTGCCGTTCGCGCGTCGGAGTGCCACTCGAGTGGCACTCACGCGCACCAACGGCACTCCGGCGAGGGGATGAGGCAGGCGAACGGATGACGCGGGCGGGCGCTCAGCGCGGGGCGAAGGTGAGGCAGTCGGCCGAGTCGCGGCCGGCGCCGACGCGCACCGAGGGCGCGGAGCACTCGAGCGACGTGTTGTGCGAGCAGTCCGAACGCTGACACGCGCCGACGTGCGTGAGCACCTTGTCGAGGCCGCCCTTCGCCCCGAGCGGGATGAACGTCGCGCACTCGGCGTCGGGGCCCGAGCCGCCGATCGTGACCGCGGCCGCGTGGCAGTGCGAATGGTCGTTGTACGAGCATCCGGCGACGGAACACTCCGTGACGGCGGGCAGTTCGGCGATGGTTGTCATGGCGACCTCCGTGCTCGGGGTCCGCGTCGACGCGGACGGGTGCCCCGATGTTACGCCGCGATCAGTCGAGAATCCAGCATCGTCGACCACTCTTTTCGCTGGTCAGAAGCCCTTTACAGGTGAGGCTCGCCTAACTGAGCCGACCCTTATCGAGCAAGCACGAGGCTCAGCGCGGCACCCGCTTCGACGACCAGATCGCCGCCCGGCTCGAGCGCGGAACCACGTGCATCGACCGCGCTCCGCAGCCCGGGAATCGGCGGCAGTGCGACATCCGTGTCCGTCGGATTCGCGACGAGCACGACGACCTCGTCGCCCGCATCCACCCCGATCGCGGCGAGCGGCTCGCCGATACTCACGTCGACGAGGTCGCACCCTTCGAGCGCGGCGAGCCAGCCGAGCGCGACCGCAGCAGCGCCCGACGCCGCCCGCGGGCCGCGTTCCTCGAAGTAGCAGAGCGACTCGACGCCGTCGCCCGCGAGCGCCGCGACA harbors:
- a CDS encoding VOC family protein, which translates into the protein MAGKLGNIVFYADDPPALAEFWSAVFGYPPSRIEGEFREMLLAGGLTEADFTNRAIAEDPEGVGPRFFFHHASAPKQMRNRVHLDVQATPGRRPSPDELDAERDRLIALGATIVRLVDQSWGPLPEHYYQMQDPEGNEFCLQ
- a CDS encoding FadR/GntR family transcriptional regulator, whose amino-acid sequence is MPAYPGDSAERIAAALARVPATDSSVAGVTKRLLDFFTSGEIDKGTRLPPERALAESMGVGRSAIRESLAALEILGVVDVKPGSGTYLRGGASELLPQTLSWGMLLSEPQTRDLIETRGELEIAAARLAATRIGDDELRLLEQHLDAMRTHQDDPVRFIEADLKFHLQVAESSGNKVVFDLLQSIRSLLRIWVERGLRSESEAHLAYDEHREVLEALRTHDPARAQAAMQHHMETAGARLSATIEAHPAEG
- a CDS encoding DUF1540 domain-containing protein; translated protein: MTTIAELPAVTECSVAGCSYNDHSHCHAAAVTIGGSGPDAECATFIPLGAKGGLDKVLTHVGACQRSDCSHNTSLECSAPSVRVGAGRDSADCLTFAPR